In Brachypodium distachyon strain Bd21 chromosome 2, Brachypodium_distachyon_v3.0, whole genome shotgun sequence, one genomic interval encodes:
- the LOC100840313 gene encoding cytochrome P450 72A15 isoform X2, giving the protein MEGEGAEMVVRHLQLQQEGSPVAGKASSFVLLWQAAARLLDRLWWHPRRHERALRAQGLRGTPYRFLVGDVNAYERQNKEARSRPMPLRCHDIAPHVAPFLHNAVREHGKTCISWFGPFPKVTISDPDVTKEVMSNKFGHFEKLKFPALSRLLAEGVATYEGEKWVKHRRILNPAFHLEKLKLMLPAVSTSCEELVSRWTQSLGSDGTYEVDVCPEFQNLTGDVISRTAFGSSYLEGSRIFQLQSEQAERLLASVKKIIIPGYMSLPTRNNRRMHQINNEIESILHDLVGKRMQAMQEGESTKYDLLGLMLESNMRDTDENGQSISGMTIKEVVEECKLFYFAGTETTSILLTWTMIVLSMHPEWQDRAREEVLSIFGKSKLEYEGISRLKTMTMILYEVLRLYPPAVAFVRKTYKEIEIGGITYPAGVLIELPVLLIHHDSDIWGSDVHEFKPDRFAQGISKASKNPGAFLPFGWGPRICIGQQFALLEAKMALCMILQHFEFELSPSYTHAPHNGKLLRPWHGAQIKLRAM; this is encoded by the exons atggagggggagggggcggAGATGGTGGTTCGtcacctgcagctgcagcaagaAGGGTCGCCGGTGGCGGGGAAAGCGAGCA GCTTTGTGCTTCTCTGGCAGGCTGCCGCCCGGCTGCTAGACCGGCTGTGGTGGCACCCCCGGCGGCATGAGCGTGCCTTGCGTGCCCAGGGTCTTCGCGGCACTCCGTACCGTTTCCTCGTCGGCGACGTCAATGCCTATGAGCGGCAGAACAAGGAGGCGCGATCAAGGCCGATGCCGCTGCGCTGCCACGACATTGCCCCCCACGTCGCGCCGTTCCTCCACAACGCCGTCCGGGAGCACGGCAAGACGTGCATATCTTGGTTTGGTCCCTTCCCCAAGGTGACCATCAGCGACCCTGACGTGACCAAGGAAGTAATGTCCAACAAGTTCGGCCACTTCGAGAAGCTCAAGTTCCCGGCATTGTCCAGGCTGCTTGCCGAAGGCGTGGCGACATACGAGGGTGAGAAATGGGTCAAGCATAGGAGGATCCTCAACCCCGCGTTCCATCTCGAGAAGCTCAAG CTCATGCTGCCAGCGGTTTCCACGAGCTGCGAAGAGCTTGTGAGTAGATGGACGCAGTCCCTTGGTTCAGACGGTACGTATGAGGTGGATGTGTGCCCGGAGTTCCAGAACCTCACTGGAGATGTCATTTCTCGCACAGCATTCGGAAGTAGCTACCTTGAAGGTAGCAGGATTTTCCAGCTGCAATCCGAGCAAGCTGAGCGCCTTCTAGCCAGCGTTAAGAAGATTATCATCCCCGGTTACAT GTCCTTGCCTACCAGAAACAACAGAAGGATGCATCAAATTAATAACGAGATCGAATCCATTCTACATGATCTAGTTGGAAAAAGGATGCAAGCTATGCAAGAAGGAGAAAGTACCAAATATGACTTACTTGGCTTGATGCTTGAGTCGAACATGAGGGACACAGACGAGAATGGCCAATCCATCTCAGGAATGACTATTAAAGAAGTCGTGGAGGAGTGCAAGCTGTTCTATTTTGCAGGAACAGAAACGACATCAATATTACTCACATGGACAATGATCGTACTAAGTATGCACCCGGAGTGGCAGGACCGTGCAAGGGAGGAGGTCCTCAGCATATTTGGAAAGAGCAAACTTGAGTACGAGGGTATTAGCCGACTCAAAACC ATGACCATGATTCTTTACGAGGTTCTCCGTTTGTATCCACCGGCTGTCGCGTTCGTGCGAAAAACATACAAGGAGATCGAGATTGGAGGCATCACGTACCCTGCTGGGGTTCTCATCGAGCTTCCGGTGTTGCTTATCCACCATGACTCGGACATATGGGGAAGCGACGTGCATGAGTTCAAGCCAGATAGGTTCGCCCAGGGGATCTCCAAGGCGTCCAAGAATCCAGGTGCATTCCTTCCTTTCGGATGGGGGCCAAGGATCTGCATCGGCCAACAATTCGCGTTGCTTGAGGCCAAGATGGCGTTGTGCATGATACTTCAAcattttgagtttgaactttCGCCATCATACACACATGCACCACATAATGGGAAATTGCTGCGTCCATGGCACGGTGCGCAAATTAAGCTCAGGGCAATGTGA
- the LOC100840313 gene encoding cytochrome P450 72A15 isoform X1 — translation MVLGALISPASLRWSFLICGTLGFVLLWQAAARLLDRLWWHPRRHERALRAQGLRGTPYRFLVGDVNAYERQNKEARSRPMPLRCHDIAPHVAPFLHNAVREHGKTCISWFGPFPKVTISDPDVTKEVMSNKFGHFEKLKFPALSRLLAEGVATYEGEKWVKHRRILNPAFHLEKLKLMLPAVSTSCEELVSRWTQSLGSDGTYEVDVCPEFQNLTGDVISRTAFGSSYLEGSRIFQLQSEQAERLLASVKKIIIPGYMSLPTRNNRRMHQINNEIESILHDLVGKRMQAMQEGESTKYDLLGLMLESNMRDTDENGQSISGMTIKEVVEECKLFYFAGTETTSILLTWTMIVLSMHPEWQDRAREEVLSIFGKSKLEYEGISRLKTMTMILYEVLRLYPPAVAFVRKTYKEIEIGGITYPAGVLIELPVLLIHHDSDIWGSDVHEFKPDRFAQGISKASKNPGAFLPFGWGPRICIGQQFALLEAKMALCMILQHFEFELSPSYTHAPHNGKLLRPWHGAQIKLRAM, via the exons ATGGTTCTTGGAGCGTTGATAAGTCCAGCCTCATTGCGATGGAGCTTCCTGATATGCGGTACCCTGGGCTTTGTGCTTCTCTGGCAGGCTGCCGCCCGGCTGCTAGACCGGCTGTGGTGGCACCCCCGGCGGCATGAGCGTGCCTTGCGTGCCCAGGGTCTTCGCGGCACTCCGTACCGTTTCCTCGTCGGCGACGTCAATGCCTATGAGCGGCAGAACAAGGAGGCGCGATCAAGGCCGATGCCGCTGCGCTGCCACGACATTGCCCCCCACGTCGCGCCGTTCCTCCACAACGCCGTCCGGGAGCACGGCAAGACGTGCATATCTTGGTTTGGTCCCTTCCCCAAGGTGACCATCAGCGACCCTGACGTGACCAAGGAAGTAATGTCCAACAAGTTCGGCCACTTCGAGAAGCTCAAGTTCCCGGCATTGTCCAGGCTGCTTGCCGAAGGCGTGGCGACATACGAGGGTGAGAAATGGGTCAAGCATAGGAGGATCCTCAACCCCGCGTTCCATCTCGAGAAGCTCAAG CTCATGCTGCCAGCGGTTTCCACGAGCTGCGAAGAGCTTGTGAGTAGATGGACGCAGTCCCTTGGTTCAGACGGTACGTATGAGGTGGATGTGTGCCCGGAGTTCCAGAACCTCACTGGAGATGTCATTTCTCGCACAGCATTCGGAAGTAGCTACCTTGAAGGTAGCAGGATTTTCCAGCTGCAATCCGAGCAAGCTGAGCGCCTTCTAGCCAGCGTTAAGAAGATTATCATCCCCGGTTACAT GTCCTTGCCTACCAGAAACAACAGAAGGATGCATCAAATTAATAACGAGATCGAATCCATTCTACATGATCTAGTTGGAAAAAGGATGCAAGCTATGCAAGAAGGAGAAAGTACCAAATATGACTTACTTGGCTTGATGCTTGAGTCGAACATGAGGGACACAGACGAGAATGGCCAATCCATCTCAGGAATGACTATTAAAGAAGTCGTGGAGGAGTGCAAGCTGTTCTATTTTGCAGGAACAGAAACGACATCAATATTACTCACATGGACAATGATCGTACTAAGTATGCACCCGGAGTGGCAGGACCGTGCAAGGGAGGAGGTCCTCAGCATATTTGGAAAGAGCAAACTTGAGTACGAGGGTATTAGCCGACTCAAAACC ATGACCATGATTCTTTACGAGGTTCTCCGTTTGTATCCACCGGCTGTCGCGTTCGTGCGAAAAACATACAAGGAGATCGAGATTGGAGGCATCACGTACCCTGCTGGGGTTCTCATCGAGCTTCCGGTGTTGCTTATCCACCATGACTCGGACATATGGGGAAGCGACGTGCATGAGTTCAAGCCAGATAGGTTCGCCCAGGGGATCTCCAAGGCGTCCAAGAATCCAGGTGCATTCCTTCCTTTCGGATGGGGGCCAAGGATCTGCATCGGCCAACAATTCGCGTTGCTTGAGGCCAAGATGGCGTTGTGCATGATACTTCAAcattttgagtttgaactttCGCCATCATACACACATGCACCACATAATGGGAAATTGCTGCGTCCATGGCACGGTGCGCAAATTAAGCTCAGGGCAATGTGA
- the LOC100839700 gene encoding cytochrome P450 72A15 — protein sequence MFPESLPSLAPASAPWGFLVCGLLGFVFLWQTARLLEQLWWQPRRLERALRAQGLHGTSYRFLTGDVNDFARLNREAWSKPMPLGSHDIGPRILPFLYKTVQEHGKPCISWFGPLPKVTITDPALVREVMSSKFGHIEKMKFPALSRLLADGVGSYEGEKWVTHRRILNPAFHLEKLKLMMPAFSACCEELVSRWTESLGSDGSWEVDVCSELQSLTGDVISHTAFGSSYREGRRIFQLQNEQIGRFMAAVHKFFIPGYMSFPTKNNRRMQQINNEIESILRGLIGKRLQTMQEGESTKDDLLGLLLESSMTDTDANGKSSLAMSIEEVVEECKLFYFAGMETTSVLLTWTMIVLSMHPEWQDRAREEVVTLFGKQKPEYEGLNRLKFVTMILYEVLRLYPPASALTRRTYKEIEIGGIRYPAGVVFEMPVLFIHHDPEIWGTDVHQFRPDRFAEGVSKASKNPGAFLPFGWGPRICIGQNFALLEAKMALCMILQRFEFELAPSYAHAPHTVMMLRPMHGAQIKLRGISS from the exons ATGTTTCCTGAATCGTTGCCGAGTCTAGCTCCAGCCTCAGCGCCATGGGGCTTCCTGGTCTGCGGCCTATTGGGCTTCGTGTTTCTGTGGCAGACCGCCCGGCTGCTAGAGCAGCTGTGGTGGCAGCCAAGGCGGCTGGAGCGGGCGCTTCGCGCGCAGGGCCTCCATGGCACGTCATACCGTTTCCTCACCGGCGATGTGAACGACTTCGCCCGGCTAAACAGGGAGGCGTGGTCGAAGCCCATGCCTCTGGGTAGCCACGACATCGGCCCACGCATCTTGCCTTTCCTCTACAAAACCGTCCAGGAGCACGGCAAGCCGTGCATCTCTTGGTTCGGGCCGTTGCCTAAGGTGACCATCACGGATCCTGCCCTCGTCAGGGAAGTGATGTCCAGCAAGTTTGGCCACATAGAGAAGATGAAGTTCCCGGCGCTGTCCAGGCTCCTCGCTGATGGCGTGGGGAGCTACGAGGGCGAGAAATGGGTCACGCACAGGAGGATACTCAACCCTGCATTCCATCTCGAGAAGCTCAAG CTCATGATGCCCGCATTTTCTGCGTGTTGCGAAGAGCTTGTCAGCAGATGGACAGAGTCCCTTGGTTCTGACGGCTCGTGGGAGGTGGATGTCTGCTCAGAACTCCAGAGCCTCACCGGAGATGTCATCTCACACACCGCATTCGGCAGCAGCTACCGGGAAGGAAGAAGGATTTTCCAACTGCAGAACGAGCAAATTGGGCGCTTCATGGCAGCCGTTCACAAGTTTTTCATTCCCGGTTACAT GTCCTTTCCTACCAAAAATAACCGAAGGATGCAGCAAATTAATAACGAGATTGAGTCCATTCTACGTGGTCTAATTGGGAAAAGGCTGCAAACTATGCAGGAAGGAGAAAGCACGAAAGACGACTTACTCGGCTTATTACTGGAGTCGAGCATGACAGACACGGATGCCAACGGCAAATCCAGCTTAGCAATGTCAATAGAAGAGGTGGTTGAGGAGTGCAAGCTATTCTATTTCGCCGGTATGGAGACGACATCTGTGCTGCTCACATGGACAATGATCGTACTCAGCATGCACCCAGAGTGGCAGGACCGGGCAAGGGAAGAAGTTGTTACCCTGTTTGGGAAACAGAAACCCGAGTACGAGGGTCTTAATCGACTCAAATTC GTGACAATGATTCTTTATGAAGTTCTCCGACTGTACCCGCCGGCCAGTGCACTGACCCGGAGAACATACAAAGAGATTGAGATCGGAGGCATCAGGTACCCCGCCGGCGTGGTCTTCGAGATGCCCGTATTGTTCATCCACCATGACCCGGAAATCTGGGGAACCGACGTGCATCAGTTCAGGCCGGATAGGTTCGCGGAAGGGGTCTCCAAGGCGTCCAAGAATCCGGGCGCATTCCTTCCGTTCGGTTGGGGGCCGCGGATCTGTATCGGACAGAACTTTGCGTTGCTAGAGGCCAAGATGGCATTGTGCATGATCCTTCAGCGCTTTGAGTTCGAGCTCGCACCGTCGTATGCCCATGCGCCGCACACCGTGATGATGTTGCGTCCCATGCATGGTGCCCAGATTAAGCTCCGGGGAATCAGTTCATAA